From the genome of Nitrospinota bacterium:
TACCCAAAGAACCTTTAGGCAAACATTTTAAGAGATTAGCTATAGAGGTGGAAGATCATGAACTGGATTATGCTAACTTTGAAGGAGAAATCGAAGAGGGTTATGGAAAGGGAACTGTTGAGATATGGGATAAGGGGGATGTTAAGATTAAGAATTGGGGAGGAGATAAGATTGAATTTGAATTAAATGGTAAAAAATTGAAAGGAAAATTTATTCTTATTCATCCAAAAAAATTTAAAGAAAACGAATGGTTGCTCATTAAGTAAAAAAATATTTAACCTTTAAATAA
Proteins encoded in this window:
- a CDS encoding DNA polymerase ligase N-terminal domain-containing protein translates to MPIFVVQKHKATHLHYDFRIEKDGVLKSWAIPKEPLGKHFKRLAIEVEDHELDYANFEGEIEEGYGKGTVEIWDKGDVKIKNWGGDKIEFELNGKKLKGKFILIHPKKFKENEWLLIK